In the Caenorhabditis elegans chromosome X genome, one interval contains:
- the add-1 gene encoding Adducin-related protein 1 (Confirmed by transcript evidence) yields the protein MIGRKEKERERPYYRDPDDPEYIKDLQRPAVIKEDLSEMERRKRVQQILESKSFCHELEEVIRQECDTARTDPDHLQVLQKLSDLTVPQGNMSFGNLHTYGGNTIAIADLRGNEKYSKAERIQRNKLACLFRLADLFQWSQGIHNEISYRTNDEDNTFLMNPFGLLYHEITAATIVKIDENGKILDCGTLKAGVNQPAFLLHSAIYKAHPMVRCILHMHTAIVAAVASMKCGLLPLCKEAMVLGPVGYHDYQDIGDDDIQFDEIIANLGDKNVLFLRNQGFLVVGDTIEHATFLANNTVIACETQVRAARAGLDNLIIPEEKAIQRAFRNSRNTNSLKRNGTVDWRVGELEWESWMRVLDHANFQTGHVYRQPQLRPKSAMSTSMVNNNDVAVPPTTSAYGQIDETNLESVSAHRLALLRKEQERVRWMNSPNAYQKVEFLEYGADNPKKITKWVHDVNVPSASGTPVKISSVHQFSPASSNPKEFKEKQKAIKENNRLGTLSAGPQSQILDSVTYEDIALLIKPDNDGTVGQSSTADRAILIGTASKGIIDRQFQHHAQVYHQIYAPNPFSVETDADIKKYVDMVKAKNSQSAPVSARSGYSQYDEVEADTVSLMQGVREHKLSQAALSASDDGLNAGISPNNVRTSEESVNTSYMSQSVVFDYPDILRPIYRQETYV from the exons ATGATTGGAAGAAAAGAGAAGGAACGGGAACGTCCATACTATCGAGACCCAGATGACCCTGAATATATCAAAGATTTGCAAAGACCGGCAGTAATCAAA GAGGATTTGTCAGAGATGGAGAGACGGAAAAGAGTGCAACAGATACTTGAATCAAAATCATTCTGCCACGAGCTAGAAGAAGTTATTCGTCAG GAGTGTGATACAGCACGTACGGATCCGGATCACTTGCAAGTACTCCAGAAACTTTCGGACCTCACAGTTCCACAAGGAAACATGTCGTTTGGCAACCTTCACACATATG GTGGAAACACCATTGCAATTGCTGATCTTCGTGGAAACGAGAAGTATTCAAAAGCGGAACGTATCCAGAGAAACAAATTGGCATGCTTGTTTCGACTAGCTGACCTGTTCCAGTGGTCACAAGGGATTCATAACGAAATCTCG TATCGAACCAACGATGAGGATAACACTTTTCTGATGAATCCATTTGGTCTTCTCTACCATGAAATCACTGCTGCGACCATCGTGAAGATagatgaaaatggaaaaattctggattgcGGGACACTGAAAGCTGGAGTCAACCAG CCTGCGTTTCTTCTTCATTCTGCAATTTACAAAGCTCACCCAATGGTCAGATGCATTCTTCATATGCACACGGCAATTGTGGCGGCTGTGGCTAGTATGAAATGTGGTTTATTGCCTCTATGTAAGGAAGCAATGGTGCTTGGGCCAGTTGGATATCACGATTATCAG gACATTGGTGATGATGATATTCAATTTGACGAAATTATTGCAAATCTTGGAGACAAAAAC GTCCTTTTCCTCCGCAATCAAGGATTCCTTGTTGTCGGTGACACTATCGAGCATGCCACTTTTCTAGCCAACAACACTGTGATAGCATGCGAAACTCag gTACGTGCCGCAAGGGCTGGACTTGACAACCTCATCATTCCGGAAGAGAAAGCAATACAAAGAGCGTTCAGAAATTCTCGAAATA CGAATTCCCTGAAACGAAATGGAACAGTTGATTGGAGAGTCGGAGAATTAGAATGGGAGTCTTGGATGAGAGTGTTGGATCATGCG aattttcaaacCGGGCACGTCTATCGTCAACCACAACTGCGGCCCAAATCTGCAATGTCTACGTCAATGGTGAACAACAATGATGTTGCTGTTCCGCCAACTACATCAGCTTATGGACAAATTGATGAAACAAACTTGGAAAGTGTATCTGCACATCGTCTGGCTTTACTGCGCAAGGAGCAGGAGCGGGTTCGTTGGATGAACAGTCCAAATGCATATCAGAAGGTTGAATTTTTGGAGTATGGAGCAGATAACCCAAAGAAGATAACTAAA TGGGTTCATGACGTCAACGTTCCATCCGCGAGTGGAACCCCTGTCAAAATCAGCAGTGTTCATCAATTCAGTCCTGCGTCTTCAAATCCTAaagaatttaaagaaaaacaaaaagctaTCAAAGAAAACAACAGACTGGGAACTCTTTCTGCTGGACCACAAAGCCAGATTTTGGACAGTGTGACATATGAAGACATTGCACTATTGATTAAA CCTGATAATGACGGAACAGTCGGACAGAGCTCGACCGCTGACCGAGCAATACTTATCGGAACTGCCAGCAAGGGAATCATTGATAGGCAATTTCAGCATCATGCTCAGGTGTACCACCAAATCTATGCGCCGAATCCATTCTCTGTAGAAACTGATGCAGACATCAAGAAATATGTAGACATGGTGAAGGCCAAGAACTCGCAAAGCGCTCCTGTCTCAGCGAGAAGTGGTTACTCTCAATACGATGAGGTTGAAGCTG aTACAGTTTCCTTAATGCAAGGAGTACGAGAACATAAACTTTCTCAAGCGGCTCTGAGCGCATCTGACGACGGCCTGAATGCCGGAATCTCCCCGAATAATG TCCGAACTTCCGAAGAAAGCGTCAATACGTCGTACATGAGCCAGTCAGTTGTGTTCGATT atccgGATATACTACGCCCAATTTACCGTCAAGAAACATATGTCTAG
- the add-1 gene encoding Adducin-related protein 1 (Confirmed by transcript evidence) yields the protein MIGRKEKERERPYYRDPDDPEYIKDLQRPAVIKEDLSEMERRKRVQQILESKSFCHELEEVIRQECDTARTDPDHLQVLQKLSDLTVPQGNMSFGNLHTYGGNTIAIADLRGNEKYSKAERIQRNKLACLFRLADLFQWSQGIHNEISYRTNDEDNTFLMNPFGLLYHEITAATIVKIDENGKILDCGTLKAGVNQPAFLLHSAIYKAHPMVRCILHMHTAIVAAVASMKCGLLPLCKEAMVLGPVGYHDYQDIGDDDIQFDEIIANLGDKNVLFLRNQGFLVVGDTIEHATFLANNTVIACETQVRAARAGLDNLIIPEEKAIQRAFRNSRNTNSLKRNGTVDWRVGELEWESWMRVLDHANFQTGHVYRQPQLRPKSAMSTSMVNNNDVAVPPTTSAYGQIDETNLESVSAHRLALLRKEQERVRWMNSPNAYQKVEFLEYGADNPKKITKWVHDVNVPSASGTPVKISSVHQFSPASSNPKEFKEKQKAIKENNRLGTLSAGPQSQILDSVTYEDIALLIKPDNDGTVGQSSTADRAILIGTASKGIIDRQFQHHAQVYHQIYAPNPFSVETDADIKKYVDMVKAKNSQSAPVSARSGYSQYDEVEADTVSLMQGVREHKLSQAALSASDDGLNAGISPNNVRTSEESVNTSYMSQSVVFDCDHPSPMSISTEYPEKVKMTRFSSTQGTSEGNTTSRSCTTASEEEKPTKDEKKKKKKGFLSFMRKKDK from the exons ATGATTGGAAGAAAAGAGAAGGAACGGGAACGTCCATACTATCGAGACCCAGATGACCCTGAATATATCAAAGATTTGCAAAGACCGGCAGTAATCAAA GAGGATTTGTCAGAGATGGAGAGACGGAAAAGAGTGCAACAGATACTTGAATCAAAATCATTCTGCCACGAGCTAGAAGAAGTTATTCGTCAG GAGTGTGATACAGCACGTACGGATCCGGATCACTTGCAAGTACTCCAGAAACTTTCGGACCTCACAGTTCCACAAGGAAACATGTCGTTTGGCAACCTTCACACATATG GTGGAAACACCATTGCAATTGCTGATCTTCGTGGAAACGAGAAGTATTCAAAAGCGGAACGTATCCAGAGAAACAAATTGGCATGCTTGTTTCGACTAGCTGACCTGTTCCAGTGGTCACAAGGGATTCATAACGAAATCTCG TATCGAACCAACGATGAGGATAACACTTTTCTGATGAATCCATTTGGTCTTCTCTACCATGAAATCACTGCTGCGACCATCGTGAAGATagatgaaaatggaaaaattctggattgcGGGACACTGAAAGCTGGAGTCAACCAG CCTGCGTTTCTTCTTCATTCTGCAATTTACAAAGCTCACCCAATGGTCAGATGCATTCTTCATATGCACACGGCAATTGTGGCGGCTGTGGCTAGTATGAAATGTGGTTTATTGCCTCTATGTAAGGAAGCAATGGTGCTTGGGCCAGTTGGATATCACGATTATCAG gACATTGGTGATGATGATATTCAATTTGACGAAATTATTGCAAATCTTGGAGACAAAAAC GTCCTTTTCCTCCGCAATCAAGGATTCCTTGTTGTCGGTGACACTATCGAGCATGCCACTTTTCTAGCCAACAACACTGTGATAGCATGCGAAACTCag gTACGTGCCGCAAGGGCTGGACTTGACAACCTCATCATTCCGGAAGAGAAAGCAATACAAAGAGCGTTCAGAAATTCTCGAAATA CGAATTCCCTGAAACGAAATGGAACAGTTGATTGGAGAGTCGGAGAATTAGAATGGGAGTCTTGGATGAGAGTGTTGGATCATGCG aattttcaaacCGGGCACGTCTATCGTCAACCACAACTGCGGCCCAAATCTGCAATGTCTACGTCAATGGTGAACAACAATGATGTTGCTGTTCCGCCAACTACATCAGCTTATGGACAAATTGATGAAACAAACTTGGAAAGTGTATCTGCACATCGTCTGGCTTTACTGCGCAAGGAGCAGGAGCGGGTTCGTTGGATGAACAGTCCAAATGCATATCAGAAGGTTGAATTTTTGGAGTATGGAGCAGATAACCCAAAGAAGATAACTAAA TGGGTTCATGACGTCAACGTTCCATCCGCGAGTGGAACCCCTGTCAAAATCAGCAGTGTTCATCAATTCAGTCCTGCGTCTTCAAATCCTAaagaatttaaagaaaaacaaaaagctaTCAAAGAAAACAACAGACTGGGAACTCTTTCTGCTGGACCACAAAGCCAGATTTTGGACAGTGTGACATATGAAGACATTGCACTATTGATTAAA CCTGATAATGACGGAACAGTCGGACAGAGCTCGACCGCTGACCGAGCAATACTTATCGGAACTGCCAGCAAGGGAATCATTGATAGGCAATTTCAGCATCATGCTCAGGTGTACCACCAAATCTATGCGCCGAATCCATTCTCTGTAGAAACTGATGCAGACATCAAGAAATATGTAGACATGGTGAAGGCCAAGAACTCGCAAAGCGCTCCTGTCTCAGCGAGAAGTGGTTACTCTCAATACGATGAGGTTGAAGCTG aTACAGTTTCCTTAATGCAAGGAGTACGAGAACATAAACTTTCTCAAGCGGCTCTGAGCGCATCTGACGACGGCCTGAATGCCGGAATCTCCCCGAATAATG TCCGAACTTCCGAAGAAAGCGTCAATACGTCGTACATGAGCCAGTCAGTTGTGTTCGATT GCGATCACCCTTCTCCGATGTCAATTTCGACAGAGTAccctgaaaaagttaaaatgacGCGATTTTCGTCGACTCAAGGAACAAGTGAAG GCAATACAACGTCTCGATCGTGCACTACAGCGTCTGAAGAAGAA aagcctacaaaagatgagaaaaagaagaaaaagaaaggatttttgtcatttatgcgaaaaaaggacaaatga
- the add-1 gene encoding Adducin-related protein 1 (Confirmed by transcript evidence) codes for MIGRKEKERERPYYRDPDDPEYIKDLQRPAVIKEDLSEMERRKRVQQILESKSFCHELEEVIRQECDTARTDPDHLQVLQKLSDLTVPQGNMSFGNLHTYGGNTIAIADLRGNEKYSKAERIQRNKLACLFRLADLFQWSQGIHNEISYRTNDEDNTFLMNPFGLLYHEITAATIVKIDENGKILDCGTLKAGVNQPAFLLHSAIYKAHPMVRCILHMHTAIVAAVASMKCGLLPLCKEAMVLGPVGYHDYQDIGDDDIQFDEIIANLGDKNVLFLRNQGFLVVGDTIEHATFLANNTVIACETQVRAARAGLDNLIIPEEKAIQRAFRNSRNTNSLKRNGTVDWRVGELEWESWMRVLDHANFQTGHVYRQPQLRPKSAMSTSMVNNNDVAVPPTTSAYGQIDETNLESVSAHRLALLRKEQERVRWMNSPNAYQKVEFLEYGADNPKKITKWVHDVNVPSASGTPVKISSVHQFSPASSNPKEFKEKQKAIKENNRLGTLSAGPQSQILDSVTYEDIALLIKPDNDGTVGQSSTADRAILIGTASKGIIDRQFQHHAQVYHQIYAPNPFSVETDADIKKYVDMVKAKNSQSAPVSARSGYSQYDEVEADTVSLMQGVREHKLSQAALSASDDGLNAGISPNNVRTSEESVNTSYMSQSVVFDCNTTSRSCTTASEEEKPTKDEKKKKKKGFLSFMRKKDK; via the exons ATGATTGGAAGAAAAGAGAAGGAACGGGAACGTCCATACTATCGAGACCCAGATGACCCTGAATATATCAAAGATTTGCAAAGACCGGCAGTAATCAAA GAGGATTTGTCAGAGATGGAGAGACGGAAAAGAGTGCAACAGATACTTGAATCAAAATCATTCTGCCACGAGCTAGAAGAAGTTATTCGTCAG GAGTGTGATACAGCACGTACGGATCCGGATCACTTGCAAGTACTCCAGAAACTTTCGGACCTCACAGTTCCACAAGGAAACATGTCGTTTGGCAACCTTCACACATATG GTGGAAACACCATTGCAATTGCTGATCTTCGTGGAAACGAGAAGTATTCAAAAGCGGAACGTATCCAGAGAAACAAATTGGCATGCTTGTTTCGACTAGCTGACCTGTTCCAGTGGTCACAAGGGATTCATAACGAAATCTCG TATCGAACCAACGATGAGGATAACACTTTTCTGATGAATCCATTTGGTCTTCTCTACCATGAAATCACTGCTGCGACCATCGTGAAGATagatgaaaatggaaaaattctggattgcGGGACACTGAAAGCTGGAGTCAACCAG CCTGCGTTTCTTCTTCATTCTGCAATTTACAAAGCTCACCCAATGGTCAGATGCATTCTTCATATGCACACGGCAATTGTGGCGGCTGTGGCTAGTATGAAATGTGGTTTATTGCCTCTATGTAAGGAAGCAATGGTGCTTGGGCCAGTTGGATATCACGATTATCAG gACATTGGTGATGATGATATTCAATTTGACGAAATTATTGCAAATCTTGGAGACAAAAAC GTCCTTTTCCTCCGCAATCAAGGATTCCTTGTTGTCGGTGACACTATCGAGCATGCCACTTTTCTAGCCAACAACACTGTGATAGCATGCGAAACTCag gTACGTGCCGCAAGGGCTGGACTTGACAACCTCATCATTCCGGAAGAGAAAGCAATACAAAGAGCGTTCAGAAATTCTCGAAATA CGAATTCCCTGAAACGAAATGGAACAGTTGATTGGAGAGTCGGAGAATTAGAATGGGAGTCTTGGATGAGAGTGTTGGATCATGCG aattttcaaacCGGGCACGTCTATCGTCAACCACAACTGCGGCCCAAATCTGCAATGTCTACGTCAATGGTGAACAACAATGATGTTGCTGTTCCGCCAACTACATCAGCTTATGGACAAATTGATGAAACAAACTTGGAAAGTGTATCTGCACATCGTCTGGCTTTACTGCGCAAGGAGCAGGAGCGGGTTCGTTGGATGAACAGTCCAAATGCATATCAGAAGGTTGAATTTTTGGAGTATGGAGCAGATAACCCAAAGAAGATAACTAAA TGGGTTCATGACGTCAACGTTCCATCCGCGAGTGGAACCCCTGTCAAAATCAGCAGTGTTCATCAATTCAGTCCTGCGTCTTCAAATCCTAaagaatttaaagaaaaacaaaaagctaTCAAAGAAAACAACAGACTGGGAACTCTTTCTGCTGGACCACAAAGCCAGATTTTGGACAGTGTGACATATGAAGACATTGCACTATTGATTAAA CCTGATAATGACGGAACAGTCGGACAGAGCTCGACCGCTGACCGAGCAATACTTATCGGAACTGCCAGCAAGGGAATCATTGATAGGCAATTTCAGCATCATGCTCAGGTGTACCACCAAATCTATGCGCCGAATCCATTCTCTGTAGAAACTGATGCAGACATCAAGAAATATGTAGACATGGTGAAGGCCAAGAACTCGCAAAGCGCTCCTGTCTCAGCGAGAAGTGGTTACTCTCAATACGATGAGGTTGAAGCTG aTACAGTTTCCTTAATGCAAGGAGTACGAGAACATAAACTTTCTCAAGCGGCTCTGAGCGCATCTGACGACGGCCTGAATGCCGGAATCTCCCCGAATAATG TCCGAACTTCCGAAGAAAGCGTCAATACGTCGTACATGAGCCAGTCAGTTGTGTTCGATT GCAATACAACGTCTCGATCGTGCACTACAGCGTCTGAAGAAGAA aagcctacaaaagatgagaaaaagaagaaaaagaaaggatttttgtcatttatgcgaaaaaaggacaaatga
- the add-1 gene encoding Adducin-related protein 1 (Confirmed by transcript evidence), with protein sequence MIGRKEKERERPYYRDPDDPEYIKDLQRPAVIKEDLSEMERRKRVQQILESKSFCHELEEVIRQECDTARTDPDHLQVLQKLSDLTVPQGNMSFGNLHTYGGNTIAIADLRGNEKYSKAERIQRNKLACLFRLADLFQWSQGIHNEISYRTNDEDNTFLMNPFGLLYHEITAATIVKIDENGKILDCGTLKAGVNQPAFLLHSAIYKAHPMVRCILHMHTAIVAAVASMKCGLLPLCKEAMVLGPVGYHDYQDIGDDDIQFDEIIANLGDKNVLFLRNQGFLVVGDTIEHATFLANNTVIACETQVRAARAGLDNLIIPEEKAIQRAFRNSRNTNSLKRNGTVDWRVGELEWESWMRVLDHANFQTGHVYRQPQLRPKSAMSTSMVNNNDVAVPPTTSAYGQIDETNLESVSAHRLALLRKEQERVRWMNSPNAYQKVEFLEYGADNPKKITKWVHDVNVPSASGTPVKISSVHQFSPASSNPKEFKEKQKAIKENNRLGTLSAGPQSQILDSVTYEDIALLIKPDNDGTVGQSSTADRAILIGTASKGIIDRQFQHHAQVYHQIYAPNPFSVETDADIKKYVDMVKAKNSQSAPVSARSGYSQYDEVEADTVSLMQGVREHKLSQAALSASDDGLNAGISPNNGNTTSRSCTTASEEEKPTKDEKKKKKKGFLSFMRKKDK encoded by the exons ATGATTGGAAGAAAAGAGAAGGAACGGGAACGTCCATACTATCGAGACCCAGATGACCCTGAATATATCAAAGATTTGCAAAGACCGGCAGTAATCAAA GAGGATTTGTCAGAGATGGAGAGACGGAAAAGAGTGCAACAGATACTTGAATCAAAATCATTCTGCCACGAGCTAGAAGAAGTTATTCGTCAG GAGTGTGATACAGCACGTACGGATCCGGATCACTTGCAAGTACTCCAGAAACTTTCGGACCTCACAGTTCCACAAGGAAACATGTCGTTTGGCAACCTTCACACATATG GTGGAAACACCATTGCAATTGCTGATCTTCGTGGAAACGAGAAGTATTCAAAAGCGGAACGTATCCAGAGAAACAAATTGGCATGCTTGTTTCGACTAGCTGACCTGTTCCAGTGGTCACAAGGGATTCATAACGAAATCTCG TATCGAACCAACGATGAGGATAACACTTTTCTGATGAATCCATTTGGTCTTCTCTACCATGAAATCACTGCTGCGACCATCGTGAAGATagatgaaaatggaaaaattctggattgcGGGACACTGAAAGCTGGAGTCAACCAG CCTGCGTTTCTTCTTCATTCTGCAATTTACAAAGCTCACCCAATGGTCAGATGCATTCTTCATATGCACACGGCAATTGTGGCGGCTGTGGCTAGTATGAAATGTGGTTTATTGCCTCTATGTAAGGAAGCAATGGTGCTTGGGCCAGTTGGATATCACGATTATCAG gACATTGGTGATGATGATATTCAATTTGACGAAATTATTGCAAATCTTGGAGACAAAAAC GTCCTTTTCCTCCGCAATCAAGGATTCCTTGTTGTCGGTGACACTATCGAGCATGCCACTTTTCTAGCCAACAACACTGTGATAGCATGCGAAACTCag gTACGTGCCGCAAGGGCTGGACTTGACAACCTCATCATTCCGGAAGAGAAAGCAATACAAAGAGCGTTCAGAAATTCTCGAAATA CGAATTCCCTGAAACGAAATGGAACAGTTGATTGGAGAGTCGGAGAATTAGAATGGGAGTCTTGGATGAGAGTGTTGGATCATGCG aattttcaaacCGGGCACGTCTATCGTCAACCACAACTGCGGCCCAAATCTGCAATGTCTACGTCAATGGTGAACAACAATGATGTTGCTGTTCCGCCAACTACATCAGCTTATGGACAAATTGATGAAACAAACTTGGAAAGTGTATCTGCACATCGTCTGGCTTTACTGCGCAAGGAGCAGGAGCGGGTTCGTTGGATGAACAGTCCAAATGCATATCAGAAGGTTGAATTTTTGGAGTATGGAGCAGATAACCCAAAGAAGATAACTAAA TGGGTTCATGACGTCAACGTTCCATCCGCGAGTGGAACCCCTGTCAAAATCAGCAGTGTTCATCAATTCAGTCCTGCGTCTTCAAATCCTAaagaatttaaagaaaaacaaaaagctaTCAAAGAAAACAACAGACTGGGAACTCTTTCTGCTGGACCACAAAGCCAGATTTTGGACAGTGTGACATATGAAGACATTGCACTATTGATTAAA CCTGATAATGACGGAACAGTCGGACAGAGCTCGACCGCTGACCGAGCAATACTTATCGGAACTGCCAGCAAGGGAATCATTGATAGGCAATTTCAGCATCATGCTCAGGTGTACCACCAAATCTATGCGCCGAATCCATTCTCTGTAGAAACTGATGCAGACATCAAGAAATATGTAGACATGGTGAAGGCCAAGAACTCGCAAAGCGCTCCTGTCTCAGCGAGAAGTGGTTACTCTCAATACGATGAGGTTGAAGCTG aTACAGTTTCCTTAATGCAAGGAGTACGAGAACATAAACTTTCTCAAGCGGCTCTGAGCGCATCTGACGACGGCCTGAATGCCGGAATCTCCCCGAATAATG GCAATACAACGTCTCGATCGTGCACTACAGCGTCTGAAGAAGAA aagcctacaaaagatgagaaaaagaagaaaaagaaaggatttttgtcatttatgcgaaaaaaggacaaatga
- the add-1 gene encoding Class II aldolase/adducin N-terminal domain-containing protein (Confirmed by transcript evidence) encodes MIGRKEKERERPYYRDPDDPEYIKDLQRPAVIKEDLSEMERRKRVQQILESKSFCHELEEVIRQECDTARTDPDHLQVLQKLSDLTVPQGNMSFGNLHTYGGNTIAIADLRGNEKYSKAERIQRNKLACLFRLADLFQWSQGIHNEISYRTNDEDNTFLMNPFGLLYHEITAATIVKIDENGKILDCGTLKAGVNQPAFLLHSAIYKAHPMVRCILHMHTAIVAAVASMKCGLLPLCKEAMVLGPVGYHDYQDIGDDDIQFDEIIANLGDKNVLFLRNQGFLVVGDTIEHATFLANNTVIACETQVRAARAGLDNLIIPEEKAIQRAFRNSRNTNSLKRNGTVDWRVGELEWESWMRVLDHANFQTGHVYRQPQLRPKSAMSTSMVNNNDVAVPPTTSAYGQIDETNLESVSAHRLALLRKEQERVRWMNSPNAYQKVEFLEYGADNPKKITKWVHDVNVPSASGTPVKISSVHQFSPASSNPKEFKEKQKAIKENNRLGTLSAGPQSQILDSVTYEDIALLIKPDNDGTVGQSSTADRAILIGTASKGIIDRQFQHHAQVYHQIYAPNPFSVETDADIKKYVDMVKAKNSQSAPVSARSGYSQYDEVEADTVSLMQGVREHKLSQAALSASDDGLNAGISPNNVRTSEESVNTSYMSQSVVFDCDHPSPMSISTEYPEKVKMTRFSSTQGTSEGIFVTTWCLFVFSLFFRAHQLTNQ; translated from the exons ATGATTGGAAGAAAAGAGAAGGAACGGGAACGTCCATACTATCGAGACCCAGATGACCCTGAATATATCAAAGATTTGCAAAGACCGGCAGTAATCAAA GAGGATTTGTCAGAGATGGAGAGACGGAAAAGAGTGCAACAGATACTTGAATCAAAATCATTCTGCCACGAGCTAGAAGAAGTTATTCGTCAG GAGTGTGATACAGCACGTACGGATCCGGATCACTTGCAAGTACTCCAGAAACTTTCGGACCTCACAGTTCCACAAGGAAACATGTCGTTTGGCAACCTTCACACATATG GTGGAAACACCATTGCAATTGCTGATCTTCGTGGAAACGAGAAGTATTCAAAAGCGGAACGTATCCAGAGAAACAAATTGGCATGCTTGTTTCGACTAGCTGACCTGTTCCAGTGGTCACAAGGGATTCATAACGAAATCTCG TATCGAACCAACGATGAGGATAACACTTTTCTGATGAATCCATTTGGTCTTCTCTACCATGAAATCACTGCTGCGACCATCGTGAAGATagatgaaaatggaaaaattctggattgcGGGACACTGAAAGCTGGAGTCAACCAG CCTGCGTTTCTTCTTCATTCTGCAATTTACAAAGCTCACCCAATGGTCAGATGCATTCTTCATATGCACACGGCAATTGTGGCGGCTGTGGCTAGTATGAAATGTGGTTTATTGCCTCTATGTAAGGAAGCAATGGTGCTTGGGCCAGTTGGATATCACGATTATCAG gACATTGGTGATGATGATATTCAATTTGACGAAATTATTGCAAATCTTGGAGACAAAAAC GTCCTTTTCCTCCGCAATCAAGGATTCCTTGTTGTCGGTGACACTATCGAGCATGCCACTTTTCTAGCCAACAACACTGTGATAGCATGCGAAACTCag gTACGTGCCGCAAGGGCTGGACTTGACAACCTCATCATTCCGGAAGAGAAAGCAATACAAAGAGCGTTCAGAAATTCTCGAAATA CGAATTCCCTGAAACGAAATGGAACAGTTGATTGGAGAGTCGGAGAATTAGAATGGGAGTCTTGGATGAGAGTGTTGGATCATGCG aattttcaaacCGGGCACGTCTATCGTCAACCACAACTGCGGCCCAAATCTGCAATGTCTACGTCAATGGTGAACAACAATGATGTTGCTGTTCCGCCAACTACATCAGCTTATGGACAAATTGATGAAACAAACTTGGAAAGTGTATCTGCACATCGTCTGGCTTTACTGCGCAAGGAGCAGGAGCGGGTTCGTTGGATGAACAGTCCAAATGCATATCAGAAGGTTGAATTTTTGGAGTATGGAGCAGATAACCCAAAGAAGATAACTAAA TGGGTTCATGACGTCAACGTTCCATCCGCGAGTGGAACCCCTGTCAAAATCAGCAGTGTTCATCAATTCAGTCCTGCGTCTTCAAATCCTAaagaatttaaagaaaaacaaaaagctaTCAAAGAAAACAACAGACTGGGAACTCTTTCTGCTGGACCACAAAGCCAGATTTTGGACAGTGTGACATATGAAGACATTGCACTATTGATTAAA CCTGATAATGACGGAACAGTCGGACAGAGCTCGACCGCTGACCGAGCAATACTTATCGGAACTGCCAGCAAGGGAATCATTGATAGGCAATTTCAGCATCATGCTCAGGTGTACCACCAAATCTATGCGCCGAATCCATTCTCTGTAGAAACTGATGCAGACATCAAGAAATATGTAGACATGGTGAAGGCCAAGAACTCGCAAAGCGCTCCTGTCTCAGCGAGAAGTGGTTACTCTCAATACGATGAGGTTGAAGCTG aTACAGTTTCCTTAATGCAAGGAGTACGAGAACATAAACTTTCTCAAGCGGCTCTGAGCGCATCTGACGACGGCCTGAATGCCGGAATCTCCCCGAATAATG TCCGAACTTCCGAAGAAAGCGTCAATACGTCGTACATGAGCCAGTCAGTTGTGTTCGATT GCGATCACCCTTCTCCGATGTCAATTTCGACAGAGTAccctgaaaaagttaaaatgacGCGATTTTCGTCGACTCAAGGAACAAGTGAAGGTATATTTGTAACTACGTGGTGTCTATTTgtgttttcacttttttttcgagcgCATCAGCTAACTAATCAATAA